The DNA segment AAGTAGATGTCTGGTAGTGCCTCCACCTGCCTCAATGACTGTTCTGGGTTGTTGATGCTCCACCGGATCCGTGTTTCTAAAGGCCCCTTGAGATCTGAGATCCGCCCGCCGTAGATGATGTGTGGGAAGTGCTTAAGATCGAAAGGAATATCTTCAGCGCGCTGGGTCAGTAGGATAACACGCTTTCCAAGCGCGTGCGCGTACCCGGTTTCGTAGAACACATTGGGATTTCGACCGGTCATGTCAGCGACGATAACGTCTGCCCGCGCGATTTGGTTATAGATGCGCTCCAGAATGCTTTCGTCGAACAGTTGCTCATCAACGCGTTCGCAGTAAGCTCCCGCATCTGAGCAGGCTGCCTTGATCCCAAACTGGTAGACATCATCTAATGCCGACTCAAATGGCATGAGTACGAATACATAGGGTTTTGGTCGCGTCTGCTCCACTGTGCTCCTATGAGGCTGGGTGTCAGGTTGAGGCTCTCCGTTCCATCTATATCTGAATTGGGACGAACGTGCGCGCAACCTATCAGGACACCGCAGCTTGGTCGGGCAGCCGCCGAACGCCTCAAGTTCAGGCGCGTGCGGCCAAACTGCAGCACCGGGACACTGTGACTGGCGTTTCCGTCACCAGGCGTGGAGGAATCGCCGGCCGCATGTTGCCTGCAAGGCACTGGCTAGGCCAGCAGTGGCTGGGAACGCACGCAGTAGAACCGGCCCTGCTGCGGATTTGCGCCCTGCGTGACCTCGATGTTCCGAAAGCCCGCTGCCCGGAGATGCTCCTCCAGCTCAGCGATATCGTAGAGGCGGAAGCCGTGGCGGTGGCCAGGCCACCGCTCCAGGTCCGCGCGGGCAGTGAAGCACAGCATCAGGGCTCCATCAGACTGGAGTACTCGTCTACATTCGGCCAGCGCTCGCGCGACATCCGGCCAGAAGCAGAGCGTGTTCACACTGCACACGTGGGTGAACGTAGCGGCCGGAAAGGGGAGCGCCTCGATGGTACCCTGCTGCAGGTGTAAGCGGCGCGCGCGCACGGCAGAGCGGAAGCGTCGCTGTGCCCTGGCGACCATCTCGGCGGAAAGGTCCAAACCGGCTGCGAAGGAGCCGGGCAGCGCGAGAATCTGGTGGAGCAGGTCGCCGCCGCCGAAGCCGATCTCAAGCACGCGGTCGTCCGGGGTGAGGGCAAGCTGCTCCAGGGTGAGCCGATTCATCGCACGGTTCCCGCGGTTCAGCAGTGGGGCCATGATCCAGCGGCCGAAGAGGCCAGTGGGCCGGGCGAGTTGCCGTGCGAG comes from the Longimicrobiaceae bacterium genome and includes:
- a CDS encoding class I SAM-dependent methyltransferase; its protein translation is MIQAFLARQLARPTGLFGRWIMAPLLNRGNRAMNRLTLEQLALTPDDRVLEIGFGGGDLLHQILALPGSFAAGLDLSAEMVARAQRRFRSAVRARRLHLQQGTIEALPFPAATFTHVCSVNTLCFWPDVARALAECRRVLQSDGALMLCFTARADLERWPGHRHGFRLYDIAELEEHLRAAGFRNIEVTQGANPQQGRFYCVRSQPLLA